A single region of the Pseudorhodoplanes sp. genome encodes:
- a CDS encoding DUF2798 domain-containing protein, whose translation MDWKTRLLTASLMTIVMVAMVTFIATFLNLGLDPGFFRQWGKAFVVAWPVAAITGFMVMPKARRLADQILMRLGRPM comes from the coding sequence ATGGACTGGAAGACACGGCTGCTCACCGCGTCGCTGATGACCATCGTCATGGTGGCGATGGTCACCTTCATCGCCACATTCCTGAATCTCGGTCTTGACCCGGGCTTTTTCCGGCAATGGGGCAAGGCGTTTGTCGTTGCCTGGCCGGTTGCTGCCATCACGGGCTTCATGGTCATGCCCAAGGCGCGCCGTCTCGCCGACCAGATCCTGATGCGGCTGGGGCGGCCAATGTGA